A part of Anaerotignum faecicola genomic DNA contains:
- a CDS encoding DUF4956 domain-containing protein, giving the protein MTFNDVFKSSFLDSFSSFSLLDTALCLGAAFVIGLFIFYVYQKTYSGVLYSRSFNVSLVAILMVTTLVICGVTSNVVLSLGMVGALSIVRFRTAVKDPMDLVFLFWAIAEGILCGASLLPLALLGCPILGIFLLVFANHQQKDNPYLIIVRLMDGELEQKIEGYIRSEVKKMQLKSKTVTGEAGTEVIYEIRPKDNDSAFVNRISGMQGVESAVMVSYDGNYAA; this is encoded by the coding sequence ATGACATTTAATGACGTTTTTAAGAGCAGCTTTCTGGATAGCTTCAGTAGCTTTTCCCTTCTGGATACGGCGCTTTGCCTTGGGGCAGCGTTCGTAATCGGGCTGTTTATCTTCTATGTATATCAGAAAACCTACAGCGGTGTGCTGTATAGCCGCAGCTTTAATGTTTCCCTTGTGGCGATTCTGATGGTAACCACACTGGTCATCTGTGGTGTCACAAGCAATGTGGTATTGTCTCTGGGTATGGTTGGCGCGCTGTCTATCGTGCGTTTCCGTACTGCGGTGAAAGATCCGATGGATTTGGTGTTCCTTTTCTGGGCAATCGCGGAGGGTATTCTCTGCGGCGCAAGCCTGCTGCCTCTGGCACTGCTGGGCTGTCCCATTCTGGGCATCTTCCTGCTTGTTTTTGCAAATCATCAGCAGAAGGATAACCCTTATCTGATTATCGTGCGCCTGATGGATGGGGAACTGGAACAGAAGATAGAAGGCTATATCAGGAGCGAGGTGAAGAAAATGCAGCTGAAATCCAAAACCGTTACCGGCGAGGCAGGCACAGAAGTGATTTATGAAATCCGCCCCAAGGATAACGACAGTGCATTTGTCAATAGAATCAGCGGCATGCAGGGCGTAGAATCCGCAGTCATGGTAAGCTATGACGGGAATTATGCGGCATAA
- the mfd gene encoding transcription-repair coupling factor — protein MKALTAPLTELGSFQQILEGIAKGNTPVFATGVIDAAKNHLAYSLQAETKRPLFLLTYSELRAKEILEDLTFFTKDCAYYPAKDILFYSADVHSMEMNRQRFLVLERLLKGETPIIVASAEALLDKYPPKEIFASFRLTLRTGEIVEIAELTRKLVRMGYERTELVESPGQFSLRGGILDIWSLTAEDAVRIEFWDDEIDSIRSMDAQSQRSVEKLEEASIFPLREMVYTEEQAVSAAERIEQEYRKVLKNLEQKGEAENAERLREHIGEDAERLRAEKTLPALGAYADYFYENPVSLLSYLREDTLLVFDEPERIREHMDILTEEYRESVKGRIAQGYLLPGQSNMLYDYTEILRQAEGFAELLLAGLNRKTVDFHPKTMVNLSVRSTPSFQQRADLFCEELEYLKKNHFRTLILAGSGTRAQRMAKELQEMGLEAVYIDSLEKEVPKGAVWVARGTLSKGFRYDYIDFAVFCDSELFGGKEKKKRKKRRKNGAAIESFTDLHIGDYVVHDNHGIGVFRGLEKISVEGVQKDYMKISYRDGGSLFVPVNQMDMVQKYIGTGSAAPKLNKLGGQDWAKAKAKARKAVQIMAEDLVALYAKRAAAQGFVYGADTVWQQEFEESFPYEETDDQLNAIEDVKKDMESSKVMDRLICGDVGYGKTEVAIRAAFKAAQEGKQVAFLVPTTILAQQHYNTFTQRMTGYPVHIELLSRFRTPKQQKESLQNIEKGYSEILIGTHRILSKDVKFKNLGLIIVDEEQRFGVAHKEKLKALKENVDVLTLSATPIPRTLHMSLAGIRDMSLLEEPPQERHPVQTYVMENNPEFIREAIHREISRGGQVYYLYNRVESISEEAFRVQRLVPDANVTYAHGQMSERELERIMGDFISGEIDVLVCTTIIETGMDISNANTIIIQDADRMGLSQLYQLRGRVGRSNRIAYAYLMYKRDKMLREAAEKRLQTIREFTEFGSGFKIAMRDLEIRGAGNLLGAEQHGHMEAVGYDMYCRLLEEEVQNLKGDAPKEEKFETSIDLNISAFIPDFYIKNQEQRMELYKKIAGIRTMEEYYDMQEELEDRYGDLPKSVQLLLEVVLVKAEAHEMGIRAISQKHGNLLLEFQPQPNIDPQKLMQLLAKEKGKYLFTAGANPYLTIKPARGEGEKPLELIKKCFEALKD, from the coding sequence ATGAAAGCCTTAACCGCACCGCTGACCGAATTGGGCAGTTTTCAACAGATTCTGGAAGGAATTGCAAAGGGAAATACGCCTGTTTTTGCGACAGGTGTCATTGATGCGGCAAAAAATCATCTGGCGTACAGCCTGCAGGCGGAAACAAAGCGTCCGCTTTTCCTTCTGACCTACAGTGAGCTGCGCGCGAAGGAAATTCTGGAGGATTTGACCTTTTTTACGAAGGACTGTGCATATTATCCTGCGAAGGATATCCTTTTCTACAGCGCGGATGTGCATAGCATGGAAATGAACCGCCAGCGGTTTCTGGTATTGGAGCGTCTGCTCAAGGGCGAAACGCCCATCATTGTAGCATCTGCCGAAGCGCTGTTAGATAAATATCCCCCGAAGGAAATTTTCGCCTCCTTTCGGCTGACCCTGCGGACAGGTGAAATCGTTGAAATCGCAGAGCTGACACGCAAGCTGGTACGCATGGGCTATGAGCGGACGGAGCTGGTGGAAAGCCCCGGGCAGTTCAGCCTGCGCGGCGGTATTCTGGATATCTGGTCGCTGACGGCGGAGGATGCCGTGCGTATCGAATTTTGGGATGATGAAATTGATTCTATCCGCAGCATGGATGCGCAAAGCCAGCGTTCCGTAGAAAAGCTGGAGGAGGCGAGCATCTTCCCCCTGCGGGAAATGGTTTATACCGAGGAGCAGGCAGTTTCTGCGGCGGAGCGCATCGAGCAGGAATATCGGAAGGTACTGAAAAATCTGGAGCAGAAGGGCGAAGCGGAAAATGCAGAGCGTCTGCGGGAGCATATCGGCGAGGATGCGGAACGCCTGCGTGCGGAAAAAACATTGCCTGCACTCGGGGCGTATGCCGATTATTTTTATGAAAATCCCGTCAGCCTGCTTTCCTATTTGCGGGAGGACACCCTGCTTGTGTTCGATGAGCCTGAGCGCATCCGTGAGCACATGGATATTCTGACGGAGGAATACCGCGAGAGTGTGAAGGGGCGTATCGCGCAGGGCTATTTATTGCCAGGGCAGAGCAATATGCTCTATGATTATACGGAAATTTTGCGGCAGGCGGAGGGCTTTGCGGAGCTTCTGCTTGCAGGGCTGAACCGGAAGACGGTGGATTTCCATCCGAAAACCATGGTAAATCTTTCGGTGCGCTCTACGCCTTCCTTCCAGCAGCGCGCAGACCTTTTCTGCGAGGAACTGGAATATCTGAAAAAGAACCATTTCCGCACGCTGATTCTTGCCGGCAGCGGTACAAGGGCACAGCGTATGGCAAAGGAATTGCAGGAAATGGGTCTGGAAGCCGTTTATATCGATTCTCTGGAAAAGGAGGTGCCGAAGGGTGCCGTCTGGGTGGCACGCGGCACGCTTTCTAAGGGCTTTCGGTATGATTATATTGATTTTGCCGTGTTCTGCGACAGCGAATTATTCGGCGGCAAGGAAAAGAAAAAACGAAAGAAGCGCAGGAAAAACGGCGCGGCAATCGAAAGCTTTACCGATTTGCATATCGGGGATTATGTTGTACATGATAACCATGGGATTGGCGTATTTCGCGGTCTGGAAAAAATCTCTGTCGAGGGCGTGCAGAAGGATTATATGAAGATTTCCTATCGGGATGGCGGCAGTCTCTTTGTACCTGTCAACCAGATGGATATGGTACAGAAATATATCGGTACAGGCTCTGCCGCACCCAAGCTGAATAAGCTTGGCGGACAGGACTGGGCAAAGGCAAAGGCGAAGGCGCGAAAGGCTGTGCAGATTATGGCGGAGGATCTGGTTGCGCTTTATGCAAAGCGTGCGGCGGCGCAGGGCTTTGTCTATGGTGCGGATACCGTCTGGCAGCAGGAATTTGAGGAAAGCTTCCCCTATGAGGAAACGGATGACCAGCTGAACGCCATTGAGGATGTCAAAAAGGATATGGAAAGCAGCAAGGTTATGGACAGACTGATTTGCGGGGACGTTGGCTACGGCAAGACGGAGGTTGCCATTCGTGCGGCATTCAAGGCGGCACAGGAGGGCAAGCAGGTCGCATTCTTAGTTCCGACCACCATTTTGGCACAGCAGCATTACAATACCTTTACCCAGAGAATGACGGGCTACCCCGTGCATATCGAGCTGCTCTCCCGTTTCCGTACGCCGAAGCAGCAGAAGGAGAGTTTGCAGAATATCGAAAAGGGCTATTCTGAAATTTTGATTGGGACGCATCGGATTCTCTCAAAGGATGTCAAGTTCAAGAATTTGGGGCTGATTATCGTGGATGAGGAGCAGCGCTTCGGCGTGGCGCATAAGGAAAAGCTGAAGGCGCTCAAAGAAAACGTGGATGTGCTGACGCTTTCCGCAACCCCTATTCCCAGAACGCTTCACATGAGCCTTGCGGGGATTCGCGATATGAGCCTTTTGGAGGAGCCGCCGCAGGAAAGGCATCCCGTTCAGACCTATGTGATGGAAAATAATCCCGAATTTATTCGTGAAGCCATTCACAGGGAAATCAGCCGCGGCGGACAGGTTTATTATCTCTATAATCGTGTAGAATCCATCAGTGAGGAGGCCTTCCGTGTGCAGAGGCTTGTGCCGGATGCAAATGTGACCTACGCGCATGGGCAGATGTCGGAGCGAGAGCTGGAACGCATTATGGGTGATTTCATCAGCGGCGAGATTGATGTTCTGGTCTGCACAACGATTATCGAAACGGGGATGGATATTTCCAATGCGAATACCATCATCATTCAGGATGCCGACCGCATGGGGCTTTCTCAGCTGTATCAGCTGCGCGGACGCGTGGGCAGAAGCAATCGCATTGCGTATGCGTATCTGATGTATAAGCGGGATAAAATGCTGCGCGAGGCGGCGGAAAAACGTTTGCAGACCATTCGTGAATTTACGGAATTTGGATCGGGCTTTAAGATTGCCATGCGTGATTTGGAAATCCGCGGTGCAGGCAATCTTCTTGGTGCGGAGCAGCATGGACACATGGAGGCAGTCGGGTATGATATGTATTGCCGCCTGCTTGAGGAGGAGGTGCAGAACCTCAAGGGAGATGCACCGAAGGAGGAAAAATTTGAAACCTCGATTGATTTGAATATCAGTGCCTTTATCCCTGATTTTTATATTAAGAATCAGGAGCAGCGGATGGAGCTGTATAAAAAAATCGCAGGCATCCGCACCATGGAGGAATATTACGACATGCAGGAGGAGCTCGAAGACCGCTATGGCGATTTGCCAAAGAGCGTACAGCTTCTGCTGGAGGTGGTTCTTGTGAAGGCAGAGGCACATGAGATGGGGATTCGCGCCATCAGCCAGAAGCATGGGAATCTTCTTCTGGAATTTCAGCCGCAGCCTAATATTGACCCACAGAAGCTGATGCAGCTGCTTGCAAAGGAAAAGGGCAAATATCTCTTTACCGCGGGCGCAAATCCATACCTTACCATCAAGCCGGCAAGGGGAGAGGGAGAAAAACCGCTCGAACTGATTAAAAAATGCTTTGAGGCATTGAAAGACTGA
- the recD2 gene encoding SF1B family DNA helicase RecD2 translates to MEDLKITGEVEDIIYRNKDNGYTVFSLTTEDDEVTCVGVVPQIHSGEALEIHGSWAMHPLYGRQVQVQYYEKSMPTTTAGMEKYLSSGMIKGIGAKTAKRIVERFGEATFYVIEEKPDLLTEIKGISYDKAQKISEVFCEQHELRRAMMFLQGYDISPAYAMKIYKKYKARTFEIVKNNPYRLADEVLGIGFKMADKMAAGAGIAADDPNRVKAAVKYVLNTAAANGDCYLPKERLIAQAVDLLQLHPLAIENAIRDLQVNSQLLQEKLNGEDCVYLNYYFYAEMSVAKRLLELSADYDAPNMEYVATEIARVEKETGVVLAEEQRAAVAEALSCGVLIITGGPGTGKTTTINTILRILKKEDMDVVLAAPTGRAAKRMTEATGMEAQTIHRLLGISFIGEDSRRQTFDKNEEDPIEADVIIIDESSMVDIVLMQALLRAVESGSRIIFVGDVDQLPSVGAGNVLKDMIRSERLKVVRLQHVFRQAQESAIIMNAHRINQGEEPVLNEEGTDFFFMRRAYADEVAGTIRELVTKRLPRFTGCDGLQDMQILTPMRKGTLGVQNLNQVLQQTLNPAAPDKREVQFRQITFREGDKVMQIKNNYNIVWRMFNSLGKREDEGLGVYNGDAGIILSIDSHAEQLRVAFDDGKVVDYDFSQLEELELAYAITIHKSQGSEYPVVILPVYSGPPMLMTRNLLYTAVTRAKQLVVLVGLRETISAMICNDREIGRYTGLAQRIRNLYDFMHGGDIV, encoded by the coding sequence ATGGAGGATTTGAAAATTACCGGCGAGGTGGAGGATATCATTTACCGGAATAAGGATAACGGCTATACGGTTTTTTCGCTGACAACAGAGGATGATGAGGTGACCTGCGTGGGCGTTGTGCCGCAGATTCACAGCGGAGAAGCACTGGAAATTCACGGAAGCTGGGCCATGCACCCCCTTTACGGCAGGCAGGTGCAGGTGCAGTATTACGAAAAATCCATGCCGACCACCACGGCAGGGATGGAGAAATATCTTTCCTCCGGAATGATTAAGGGGATTGGGGCGAAAACGGCAAAGCGAATTGTGGAGCGCTTCGGTGAGGCAACGTTTTATGTGATTGAGGAAAAGCCTGATCTTCTGACGGAAATCAAGGGCATCAGCTACGATAAGGCGCAGAAGATTTCCGAGGTCTTCTGCGAACAGCATGAGCTGCGCAGAGCGATGATGTTTTTGCAGGGATACGATATTTCGCCTGCATACGCCATGAAGATTTATAAGAAATACAAGGCACGCACCTTTGAAATCGTGAAGAATAACCCCTATCGTCTGGCAGACGAGGTGCTGGGAATCGGGTTTAAGATGGCAGATAAGATGGCGGCGGGGGCAGGCATTGCGGCGGATGACCCCAACCGTGTGAAGGCGGCGGTGAAATATGTGCTGAATACAGCGGCGGCAAACGGCGACTGCTATCTGCCGAAGGAAAGGCTGATTGCACAGGCGGTGGATTTATTGCAGCTGCATCCGCTTGCGATTGAAAATGCCATTCGGGATTTGCAGGTAAACAGCCAGCTTTTGCAGGAAAAGCTGAACGGCGAGGATTGCGTGTATCTGAATTATTATTTTTATGCCGAAATGTCTGTTGCGAAGCGGCTGCTGGAGCTTTCCGCAGACTATGATGCGCCGAATATGGAATATGTTGCAACGGAGATTGCGAGGGTGGAAAAGGAAACGGGCGTGGTGCTGGCGGAGGAGCAGCGTGCGGCGGTGGCAGAGGCATTAAGCTGCGGCGTGCTTATCATCACAGGCGGCCCGGGAACGGGGAAAACCACAACCATCAACACTATTTTGCGGATTCTGAAAAAAGAGGATATGGATGTGGTGCTTGCGGCACCGACAGGGCGCGCGGCGAAGCGCATGACAGAGGCAACGGGCATGGAGGCGCAGACGATTCACCGCCTTCTGGGCATCAGCTTTATCGGCGAGGACAGCCGCAGGCAGACCTTTGACAAAAACGAGGAGGACCCGATTGAGGCAGATGTAATCATCATTGACGAAAGCTCGATGGTGGATATCGTGCTGATGCAGGCGCTTCTGCGTGCGGTGGAAAGCGGCTCACGCATTATTTTTGTGGGGGATGTTGACCAGCTGCCCTCCGTTGGGGCAGGCAATGTGCTGAAGGACATGATCCGCAGCGAACGGCTGAAGGTGGTGCGTCTACAGCATGTGTTCCGACAGGCGCAGGAAAGCGCAATCATCATGAATGCACACCGCATTAACCAAGGGGAGGAGCCTGTGCTGAATGAGGAGGGGACAGACTTTTTCTTCATGCGAAGGGCATACGCGGACGAGGTTGCCGGAACGATTCGGGAGCTTGTGACGAAGCGTCTGCCGCGCTTTACGGGGTGCGACGGCTTGCAGGATATGCAAATTCTAACCCCGATGCGTAAGGGGACGCTTGGCGTGCAGAATCTAAATCAAGTTTTACAGCAGACGCTGAACCCTGCCGCGCCCGATAAGCGAGAGGTGCAGTTTCGCCAGATTACCTTCCGCGAGGGAGATAAGGTGATGCAGATCAAGAATAATTACAACATCGTCTGGCGGATGTTCAACAGCCTTGGCAAGCGTGAGGACGAGGGTCTGGGTGTGTATAATGGAGATGCAGGCATCATTCTTTCGATTGACAGCCATGCGGAGCAGCTAAGGGTGGCGTTTGATGATGGCAAGGTGGTCGATTATGATTTCAGCCAGCTGGAGGAATTGGAGTTGGCGTATGCCATTACGATTCATAAATCACAGGGGAGCGAATATCCTGTGGTGATTCTGCCTGTTTACAGCGGCCCGCCGATGCTGATGACGCGCAACCTGCTTTATACGGCGGTGACACGCGCAAAACAGCTTGTGGTTCTGGTAGGACTGCGGGAGACGATTTCCGCTATGATTTGTAACGACAGAGAGATTGGCAGATATACGGGATTGGCACAGCGGATTCGGAATTTGTACGATTTTATGCATGGGGGTGATATCGTATGA
- a CDS encoding CotH kinase family protein, with product MHVLKKYKAVLLSGLLVVVFCVAAYCAVGRADSADSQYTYAEHIFQDDTVNEINIEIDEADWQDMLENPLEEEYHKANITINGETVGNVAIRTKGNNSLTSVASSDSDRYSFKIDFDYYDDNSNYYGLKKLCLNNNYSDNSSMREYISYKIMGELGLDVPQCGYSNITVNGEEWGLYLAVEAIDETFLETHFDDATGDLYKPEGQDGTGADLVYDGDDISSYTGLNLKTNEDTSDGKEIIALMKALEDGENLEDLLDVESALKYIAANVALANFDSYLGNTTHNYYLYEEDGYFTVIPWDMNLAFGGFGGGEVDIYEPTSQSMGGFGGGDKRKDTQDNDAVTNAAESTEAQADANNQPQPPDNADMQGGGQPSGGKQPQGMPSMGSDEKPLVTTLLENETYRSMYEGYLKEIAEKYFTQEYMTELVTKIHDLIAPYVQNDPTAFCTYEEFEQACSTDPTDQYSLAYYAVNMAESIENQLNGGEPTFNTSSMQGGGFGGGKQSDFNGEKPDMPSRTEQTADAQQNAQQNDRPAPPDQNGGQQGGQMDENERSGQQTGQQSGQQNGQQGSPPDFGGGEKNPPGMPGQDNKSVRLSDCLPTIAVCGGVFVVGVVVLILFKRKKDLKPPKENKTE from the coding sequence TTGCATGTATTAAAAAAATATAAAGCAGTTCTGCTTTCGGGGCTGCTGGTGGTTGTGTTCTGTGTGGCGGCGTATTGCGCCGTCGGCAGGGCAGATTCGGCGGACAGCCAATATACCTACGCGGAGCATATCTTTCAGGATGATACGGTAAATGAAATCAACATTGAAATTGACGAGGCGGACTGGCAGGATATGCTGGAAAACCCGTTGGAGGAGGAATACCATAAAGCGAATATTACGATTAACGGCGAAACGGTCGGAAATGTGGCAATCCGCACGAAGGGCAACAACAGCCTGACCTCCGTGGCAAGCTCTGATTCCGACCGCTACAGCTTTAAAATAGATTTTGATTATTATGACGATAACAGCAATTATTACGGCTTGAAAAAGCTTTGTCTGAATAACAACTATTCCGACAACAGCAGCATGCGCGAATATATTTCCTATAAAATCATGGGCGAGCTTGGATTGGATGTCCCCCAATGCGGCTACAGCAACATTACCGTCAACGGTGAGGAATGGGGGCTGTATCTGGCAGTGGAGGCAATAGATGAAACCTTCCTTGAGACCCATTTTGATGATGCAACGGGCGACCTTTATAAGCCCGAAGGACAGGATGGCACAGGTGCGGATCTGGTTTATGACGGGGATGATATTTCCTCCTACACAGGACTGAACCTGAAAACAAACGAGGATACCTCTGACGGCAAGGAAATCATCGCTTTGATGAAGGCGCTTGAGGATGGCGAGAATCTGGAGGATTTGCTGGATGTGGAATCGGCGCTGAAATATATTGCGGCGAATGTGGCACTGGCGAACTTTGACAGCTACCTCGGCAATACCACGCATAACTATTATCTCTATGAGGAGGACGGCTATTTCACCGTTATCCCTTGGGATATGAACCTTGCCTTCGGCGGCTTTGGCGGCGGCGAGGTGGATATCTATGAGCCGACCAGCCAGAGCATGGGCGGTTTCGGCGGCGGAGATAAGAGGAAGGATACGCAGGATAATGATGCCGTAACCAATGCCGCAGAAAGCACCGAAGCGCAGGCGGATGCAAATAATCAGCCACAGCCACCCGATAACGCCGATATGCAGGGCGGCGGTCAGCCAAGCGGCGGCAAGCAGCCGCAGGGCATGCCCTCCATGGGCAGCGACGAGAAGCCCTTGGTGACAACCCTTCTGGAAAATGAAACCTATCGTTCCATGTACGAGGGCTATCTGAAGGAGATTGCGGAGAAATATTTCACGCAGGAATACATGACTGAGCTGGTAACGAAAATACATGACCTGATTGCGCCCTATGTGCAGAATGACCCGACTGCCTTCTGCACCTATGAGGAATTCGAGCAGGCCTGCTCCACCGACCCGACCGACCAATATTCTCTGGCTTACTATGCGGTGAATATGGCGGAAAGCATTGAAAATCAGCTAAACGGCGGTGAGCCAACCTTCAACACAAGCAGCATGCAGGGCGGCGGCTTTGGTGGCGGGAAACAGTCTGATTTTAATGGCGAAAAGCCCGATATGCCAAGCCGAACGGAGCAGACAGCGGATGCACAGCAAAATGCACAGCAGAATGACCGCCCGGCACCCCCTGACCAAAACGGTGGACAGCAGGGTGGACAGATGGACGAAAATGAGCGGAGTGGACAGCAGACTGGACAGCAGAGTGGACAGCAAAACGGACAGCAGGGCAGTCCACCCGATTTCGGCGGCGGCGAAAAGAATCCTCCCGGTATGCCCGGACAGGATAATAAAAGCGTGCGCCTTTCGGATTGCCTGCCGACGATTGCCGTCTGCGGCGGCGTGTTTGTAGTCGGTGTGGTGGTTCTGATTTTGTTCAAGCGGAAAAAAGACCTGAAGCCGCCAAAAGAAAATAAAACAGAATAA
- a CDS encoding EFR1 family ferrodoxin (N-terminal region resembles flavodoxins. C-terminal ferrodoxin region binds two 4Fe-4S clusters.), with protein MELKKVWAMYFSPTGGTEKAVKTTAQVVAEKLNLPLEIYDFTLPQGREKDAVFGEGDLVVCGTPVIAGRVPNVLLPYLTEKVKGNGAYAVPVVSFGNRNYDDALIELRNILEQDGFRTVAGGAFVSEHSFSKTLAAGRPDAKDLASMQEFGAKIAEKLTSGWEYTAPASVKGCDPIRPYFKPQDRHGAHIDIRKVKPKVSDACVGCGHCAEVCPMGSISRENIREYIGICIKCCACVKKCPVGARYFDDPGYIYHKEELEELYERRAEPEWFI; from the coding sequence ATGGAGTTGAAAAAAGTATGGGCGATGTATTTCAGCCCGACAGGCGGAACGGAAAAGGCAGTGAAAACAACGGCGCAGGTTGTAGCCGAGAAATTGAACTTGCCCTTGGAAATTTATGATTTTACCCTGCCGCAGGGCAGAGAAAAGGATGCGGTTTTCGGCGAAGGGGATTTGGTTGTCTGCGGCACACCTGTCATTGCAGGGCGTGTGCCGAATGTATTGCTTCCCTATCTGACGGAGAAGGTAAAGGGCAACGGTGCGTATGCGGTGCCCGTGGTTTCCTTCGGCAACCGCAATTATGATGATGCGCTGATTGAGCTGAGAAATATTTTGGAGCAGGATGGCTTTCGGACGGTTGCAGGCGGTGCTTTTGTGAGCGAGCATTCCTTTTCCAAAACCCTTGCGGCAGGCAGACCCGATGCAAAGGATTTGGCAAGCATGCAGGAATTTGGCGCAAAAATCGCGGAAAAGCTGACAAGCGGCTGGGAATATACGGCTCCTGCGTCTGTGAAGGGGTGCGACCCCATTCGTCCCTATTTCAAGCCGCAGGACAGACATGGCGCGCATATCGATATTCGCAAGGTAAAGCCGAAGGTAAGTGATGCCTGTGTCGGCTGTGGGCATTGTGCGGAGGTTTGCCCCATGGGTTCCATCAGCAGAGAAAATATCAGAGAATATATCGGCATCTGCATCAAATGCTGTGCCTGCGTAAAGAAATGTCCCGTGGGGGCAAGATATTTTGATGATCCCGGCTATATCTACCATAAGGAGGAGCTGGAAGAGCTTTATGAAAGACGCGCAGAGCCGGAATGGTTTATTTAA
- a CDS encoding peptidylprolyl isomerase yields the protein MKKRRKGLLGLLLAGVLALTACGSGGTADTVVLKIDNHDITKYEYMVYLYTTTQSFVSAAGEDVWNLDFDGQTADELVEERTISTLQSVLAAEEYAAAHDIALTDDQKEEAAAAAKQFLSTVDADALKKMEVDEEKLVPLMEASYLYSLVYDSIASECAVDETDMADYYAEQKDQIRSDYTELKVATILVDDEETANEVAKRAKDGEDFASLFKEYDVDPKAQSGEESGETTMYQSYMLSNFGLTEAPEVGKVVGPIKMDESKYFIIKTLEKTVPTEEEVKEKAETGYKDKIQTEYAEARIDEMVKAQKVEKVKSVWDTLEKFH from the coding sequence ATGAAAAAGAGAAGAAAAGGTCTGCTTGGGCTTCTGCTGGCAGGGGTGCTTGCGCTGACAGCCTGTGGCAGCGGCGGAACAGCGGATACGGTTGTGCTGAAAATTGACAATCACGATATTACGAAATATGAATATATGGTTTACCTTTATACCACAACGCAGAGCTTTGTTTCTGCGGCGGGAGAGGATGTCTGGAATCTGGATTTTGATGGGCAGACGGCGGATGAGCTGGTGGAGGAGCGCACCATCAGCACATTGCAGAGTGTGCTTGCGGCGGAGGAATATGCTGCGGCGCATGATATTGCGCTGACGGATGACCAGAAGGAGGAAGCGGCAGCGGCGGCAAAGCAGTTCCTCTCCACAGTGGATGCGGATGCGCTGAAGAAGATGGAGGTAGATGAGGAAAAGCTTGTGCCTTTGATGGAGGCCTCTTATTTGTATTCCTTGGTGTATGATTCCATTGCATCGGAATGTGCGGTGGATGAAACGGATATGGCAGATTACTACGCAGAGCAAAAGGATCAGATTCGCTCCGACTATACGGAACTGAAGGTAGCAACCATTCTGGTCGATGATGAGGAAACGGCAAATGAGGTCGCGAAGCGCGCCAAGGATGGCGAGGATTTTGCATCCTTGTTCAAGGAATACGACGTTGACCCTAAGGCGCAGAGCGGAGAGGAAAGCGGCGAAACTACCATGTATCAAAGCTATATGCTTTCCAATTTCGGGCTGACAGAAGCACCTGAGGTTGGCAAGGTGGTCGGCCCCATCAAGATGGACGAGAGTAAATATTTCATCATTAAAACGCTGGAGAAAACCGTTCCGACCGAGGAAGAAGTGAAGGAAAAGGCAGAAACCGGCTATAAGGATAAGATTCAGACGGAATATGCCGAAGCGCGCATCGATGAAATGGTGAAGGCGCAGAAGGTGGAGAAGGTTAAGAGTGTCTGGGATACTCTGGAAAAATTCCACTGA
- a CDS encoding polyphosphate polymerase domain-containing protein, giving the protein MEEKWRKELKYTVTEGESIVTARRLSSFMQRDKNLKGGREYLIRSLYFDNLYEKVLKEKLSGTAVRDKFRIRYYDFDTAFIRLEKKSKRYAVGHKYQCRLTAEEVQKIIDGNTAWMEEDERPLVRELFLKMKLELFRPSVIVDYCREPFTYAPGNVRITFDRDICSCKDIRAFFRKDAPTVPVLRDGRCIMEVKYDDFLPDVVSRTILTTKNREQAFSKFAACSLNG; this is encoded by the coding sequence ATGGAAGAAAAATGGAGAAAGGAATTGAAGTATACCGTAACAGAGGGCGAGAGCATCGTAACCGCAAGAAGGCTGTCCTCCTTTATGCAGAGGGATAAAAATCTCAAGGGTGGCAGGGAATATCTGATTCGCTCGCTTTATTTTGATAATCTGTATGAAAAGGTGCTGAAGGAAAAGCTTTCGGGGACGGCTGTCCGTGATAAATTTCGGATTCGTTATTATGATTTTGATACAGCGTTTATCCGTTTGGAGAAGAAAAGCAAACGCTATGCCGTTGGGCATAAATACCAATGCCGCTTAACGGCGGAGGAGGTGCAGAAAATCATTGACGGCAACACCGCATGGATGGAGGAGGACGAACGCCCTCTGGTGCGTGAACTGTTTCTGAAAATGAAGCTGGAGCTATTCCGCCCGTCGGTGATTGTGGATTATTGCCGAGAGCCGTTTACCTACGCGCCCGGCAATGTGCGCATTACCTTCGACAGAGATATTTGCTCCTGCAAGGACATCAGGGCATTTTTCCGAAAGGATGCGCCGACGGTTCCTGTGCTGCGGGACGGCAGGTGCATTATGGAGGTAAAATATGACGATTTTCTGCCGGATGTGGTAAGCAGAACGATTTTGACAACGAAAAACAGAGAGCAGGCGTTTTCCAAATTTGCCGCCTGCAGCTTAAACGGATAA